Proteins found in one Puniceicoccaceae bacterium genomic segment:
- a CDS encoding ATP-binding protein → MHRRTSSSLNRILGRLDNLDSTNLTILVQRLARERELLEKVFNSIHDGILVLDGEGTIQYANRPSLELIGLDESDIGFTVLTDKWPDLNRWIDFHSLDNPKDPDSAVSREIEMTYPQRRVLRLFLMPMYLSTIKSGISYLIVLTDITEEKDSTEETIESEKIASIMLLAAGVAHEIGNPLNSLTIHLQLIQRRLDQLESNSHTKKIAKSIDVCTEEVHRLDGILNHFLGAIRNTPPDFQDVDLLVLIEEVVRLMEESLQTNKIDINIEIESPTPIILADVNQIKQVFYNILKNAMEAMPRGGVIKIKPRADDEFVYIMIADTGMGIDQEDLSKIFHPYFSTKDSGHGLGMMVVNRIIRAHGAKIGIDSKKNKGTVVTLQFPQKHRRVRLLKDQPKP, encoded by the coding sequence ATGCACCGTCGCACCAGCAGTTCCCTGAACCGAATCCTCGGTCGTCTGGACAATCTCGACAGCACCAATCTCACCATTCTCGTGCAGCGCCTGGCTCGCGAACGTGAACTGCTGGAAAAAGTCTTCAATTCCATCCATGACGGCATCCTCGTTCTCGACGGTGAGGGCACCATCCAATACGCCAACCGCCCCAGTCTGGAACTCATCGGACTGGACGAAAGCGACATTGGATTCACCGTGCTCACGGACAAGTGGCCCGACCTCAACCGCTGGATCGACTTTCACAGTCTGGACAACCCAAAAGATCCCGACTCGGCGGTGTCCCGGGAGATAGAGATGACCTACCCCCAGCGACGCGTGCTACGCCTCTTTCTGATGCCGATGTACCTCAGTACCATCAAGAGCGGAATCAGCTACCTCATCGTACTCACCGACATCACTGAGGAAAAAGACAGCACCGAAGAAACCATCGAAAGTGAAAAAATCGCCTCCATCATGCTGCTCGCAGCCGGGGTTGCCCACGAAATTGGAAACCCGCTCAATTCCCTGACCATCCACCTGCAACTCATCCAGCGCAGACTTGATCAGCTCGAATCCAATTCCCATACAAAAAAGATCGCAAAATCCATCGATGTCTGCACCGAAGAGGTGCACCGGCTCGATGGCATTCTCAATCATTTTCTCGGAGCCATCCGCAACACGCCGCCCGATTTTCAGGACGTGGATCTGCTCGTGCTCATCGAGGAAGTGGTGCGCTTGATGGAAGAGTCCCTCCAGACCAACAAGATCGACATCAACATCGAGATTGAAAGCCCCACTCCGATCATTCTGGCGGATGTAAACCAGATCAAGCAGGTCTTCTACAACATTCTCAAAAACGCGATGGAGGCGATGCCGCGTGGCGGTGTCATCAAGATCAAACCCCGGGCCGACGATGAGTTTGTCTACATCATGATCGCCGACACGGGCATGGGCATTGATCAGGAGGATTTGTCAAAAATCTTCCACCCCTACTTTTCCACCAAAGACAGCGGCCACGGCCTGGGCATGATGGTCGTGAACCGCATCATCCGTGCCCACGGTGCCAAAATCGGCATCGACAGCAAAAAGAACAAGGGCACTGTGGTGACGCTGCAGTTTCCACAAAAACACCGCCGCGTTCGCCTGCTGAAGGATCAACCCAAACCCTAA